In Choloepus didactylus isolate mChoDid1 chromosome X, mChoDid1.pri, whole genome shotgun sequence, a genomic segment contains:
- the LOC119522878 gene encoding tubulin-specific chaperone A-like yields MADPRIRQIKIKTHVVKQLIKEKVMYEKEAKQQEEKVEKMRAEDGENYAIKKQAEILQESRMMNPDCQRRLEAAYTDLLQLLESENDLEEAEEYSVLDSVKLEA; encoded by the coding sequence ATGGCGGATCCTCGCATCAGGCAGATCAAGATCAAAACCCATGTGGTGAAGCAATTGATCAAAGAAAAAGTGATGTATGAAAAAGAAGCTAAACAACAAGAAGAAAAGGTTGAAAAAATGAGAGCTGAAGATGGTGAAAATTATGCCATTAAAAAGCAGGCAGAGATCCTACAAGAGTCCCGGATGATGAACCCAGATTGCCAGCGCAGGTTGGAAGCTGCATACACCGATCTTCTGCAGTTATTAGAAAGTGAAAATGACTTGGAAGAAGCTGAGGAATATTCAGTACTGGATTCAGTGAAGTTAGAAGCCTGA